The genomic DNA TTGTACGCTGGATGTAGAGGCCCCGATCTCGGAGCGGATGCCTGTCTGGACTTGGAGGCGTGTCTTGATCACGTCCAGAGGACAGGTCACGATACTCGACACCAAGCCTGCACAGGCACCCGCAATCGCCGAGTCGCGGGCCTCCGAGCGGGGGTTATCGCTGGAGCGCGTAGACATGCAGTGCCCGTGCGAATCGTTCTTGACGCCTGCGCCTAGCGCTCGCTGCAGCTTGCCAGTCGGCCCGAGGaacctgcgcgccgcgacgactGCCCACGTAATTCCGTGGATGGGAGATATGCGCGTTTGCTGTGGCCGCGATGGCCTACGCTAGGGCGAGGGTGTGGGCGGCGAATGCGACGCGCCTCAGCGTGTTCACTGTGCAGGTGATGTGCGTCGTGCACCTTGTGAACCAGCACCTGTTTGAAGTGCGGATGGTAGGTGCCTGATCTAATGTAGTGCAAAGGCGCCTCGATGCTGCCTACTTTGTCGCCTGCAGGCGACCTTGTCTTGCATATGCGGCTGCCATTTTTGCGGGCGCTGGCCaagacgccgctcgcagaTAGCGACCTGACCTCGCGCTTCCCCCCCGTACCAAAAGGGCTACCGTGCGCAAAGACAGACCCCAGCATGGGCCTCGGGTTAAAGCTCGGCGACATGGTCGTCGCCATTTCGCCCGCCGATCCGTCGCGCACGGTGTGCAAACGGATTCTGGGCATGCCGGGCGACACGGTCCTGGTCGACCCCAGAGACGTAGCGAGCGGCCTGTcggacgcggcgatcgcccacgcggagctcgcgcgccatcTCGAAGGACCGCACGCGCGGATGCACAATGCGCGTATCGTCACCATTCCGCCCGGGCACGTCTGGCTCGCGGGCGACAACCTCGCGAACAGTACCGACAGCCGGCATTATGGGCCGGTGCCGATGGCGCTCGTAAAAGgacgcgtcgtcgcgcggctATACCCCCACCCGCAGTGGCTGCGCAATGCGCTGCATCGTGTATAGACTACGAAGAAGTACCTTGCGCCACGgtctgcaggcgctgctcaaagagcgccgcatTTTCCACCTTCACGCTCACTTCGCTCTGGAAGTGGTCgggcaggcgcgcgacgatctCCTTGTCGGACTCGGGCGCAGGACCGCGGTAGGAAAGCAGCACTGCGTCGTCCTTGCCGACGCCTGACAGGTCCGGGAGACGCACGTTGtagcgcagcacgcccgtgtcgtcgagcgacgcgggcgcgacgtaccgcgagcgccagtgcgccgtcgccgtgcgcgtgtCGGCAAAGAGGGAGCAGGTATACTCGTCGGCAGTGGCACCGTCGGCGATCTGCACACCagtgagcgcctcgaggagcgtctggcgcgcctcggcgcgctcgagcttcgCCTTGagttcctcgagctccttgctgctcgccgcgccctgcgccggtgccgcatTCTCAGCGCGCTCGCTGGGGCTGAGCACCATCTCATC from Malassezia japonica chromosome 1, complete sequence includes the following:
- a CDS encoding uncharacterized protein (EggNog:ENOG503P2HD; COG:O; MEROPS:MER0000597), with product MAYARARVWAANATRLSVFTVQVMCVVHLVNQHLFEVRMCKGASMLPTLSPAGDLVLHMRLPFLRALAKTPLADSDLTSRFPPVPKGLPCAKTDPSMGLGLKLGDMVVAISPADPSRTVCKRILGMPGDTVLVDPRDVASGLSDAAIAHAELARHLEGPHARMHNARIVTIPPGHVWLAGDNLANSTDSRHYGPVPMALVKGRVVARLYPHPQWLRNALHRV